From the Cryptomeria japonica chromosome 2, Sugi_1.0, whole genome shotgun sequence genome, one window contains:
- the LOC131066766 gene encoding F-box only protein 13 → MEGKRTLPMQGTTNIYDGGSPRKKRKKTKAFLQNGNHNIMDEIQWNELHEDILERVLARVPVSSFFQFRSVCKGWSSLIYSPSFQKACSEVPRGPWFYMVDSKGDESIVYDTEVNKWHHIKYPCELGENARPKPVAAAGGLVCFRSSLGYFTVCNPLTACCRKLPLIETTETIHAIAMVSYPMSYKVIVTYGEIPSFVVKVYDSSKQCWSEPSINWNMEEHRSGKSSSKQNIASDDGTVYFLNKGGNVVARDIRRNPSKDFSSILTSSQNGEEVIYFLNRGGKVVSCNMEKGLWNEFPPLLRSTSEYSIDLVDCRGQMLVVVLYEMMGSATVRIWEFYEAKGEWIQVLAMPPAMSHEYFGKKADINCIGHDNLVMICISSRRFHRVVLCDILKNTWLELPRCYVPGTRKFKQKKFVSAFSFEPRLEAQV, encoded by the coding sequence ATGGAAGGTAAGAGAACTCTACCGATGCAGGGTACCACAAATATTTATGATGGAGGCAGtccaagaaagaagagaaagaaaacaaaagCCTTTCTTCAAAATGGCAATCATAACATTATGGATGAAATTCAGTGGAATGAGTTGCATGAAGATATATTAGAAAGAGTGCTTGCACGAGTTCCTGTTTCTAGCTTCTTTCAATTTCGTTCAGTGTGCAAAGGATGGAGCTCTCTCATATATtcaccaagttttcagaaagcttGCTCAGAGGTGCCAAGGGGCCCATGGTTCTACATGGTAGATTCAAAGGGTGATGAAAGCATTGTATATGATACAGAGGTTAATAAGTGGCACCATATTAAATATCCCTGTGAACTGGGCGAAAATGCGAGGCCTAAACCAGTAGCAGCTGCTGGAGGTTTGGTTTGTTTCAGGTCATCACTTGGGTATTTCACTGTGTGCAATCCCCTCACAGCTTGTTGCCGCAAATTACCACTTATAGAGACTACAGAGACAATACATGCCATTGCCATGGTATCCTATCCAATGTCATATAAGGTAATTGTTACTTATGGAGAAATTCCTTCTTTCGTAGTCAAGGTATATGACTCATCCAAACAATGCTGGAGTGAGCCTTCAATCAACTGGAATATGGAGgaacatagaagtggaaaatcatcttcaAAACAAAATATTGCCAGTGATGATGGGACTGTTTATTTTCTTAACAAAGGAGGAAATGTAGTGGCACGAGACATACGACGGAATCCTTCCAAGGATTTCTCTTCTATCTTGACATCATCTCAGAATGGGGAAGAAGTAATATATTTCCTGAACAGAGGGGGAAAGGTAGTATCTTGTAACATGGAAAAGGGTCTGTGGAATGAGTTTCCACCTTTATTGCGCTCAACATCTGAATATTCTATAGATCTTGTTGATTGTCGAGGGCAGATGCTAGTTGTTGTTCTGTATGAAATGATGGGAAGTGCCACTGTGCGAATATGGGAGTTCTATGAAGCAAAAGGAGAGTGGATTCAGGTTTTAGCCATGCCACCTGCAATGTCTCATGAGTACTTTGGGAAAAAAGCTGACATCAACTGCATCGGTCATGATAATCTGGTAATGATTTGCATAAGTTCTCGTCGGTTTCACCGTGTAGTGTTATGTGATATTCTGAAAAACACATGGCTGGAATTGCCACGATGTTATGTCCCAGGAACACGGAAATTCAAACAGAAAAAGTTTGTCTCAGCTTTTTCATTTGAACCTAGGCTGGAAGCCCAGGTCTGA